In Micromonospora purpureochromogenes, a single window of DNA contains:
- the ruvC gene encoding crossover junction endodeoxyribonuclease RuvC translates to MRVLGVDPGLTRCGVGVVEGVPGRPCTLIAYYVVYTDPADDLALRLLHLDRSLTELVAEHRPDAVAVERVFSQHNVRTVMGTAQASGIAVLAGARAGLPVQTYTPSEVKAAVTGSGQADKRQMTTMVTRLLRLPEPPKPADAADALALAICHVWRGGTRSKLAAAADRARRGGTR, encoded by the coding sequence GTGCGCGTGCTCGGCGTCGACCCGGGGCTGACCCGGTGTGGAGTCGGCGTGGTCGAGGGCGTGCCGGGGCGGCCCTGCACCCTGATCGCCTACTACGTCGTCTACACCGACCCGGCCGACGACCTGGCGCTGCGCCTGCTGCACCTGGACCGGTCACTGACCGAGCTGGTCGCCGAGCACCGGCCGGACGCCGTCGCCGTCGAACGCGTCTTCAGCCAGCACAACGTCCGCACCGTGATGGGCACCGCCCAGGCCAGCGGGATCGCCGTGCTCGCCGGGGCGCGCGCCGGACTGCCGGTGCAGACGTACACCCCGAGCGAGGTGAAGGCGGCCGTGACCGGTTCCGGTCAGGCCGACAAGCGGCAGATGACCACGATGGTGACCCGGCTGCTACGGCTGCCCGAGCCGCCGAAGCCGGCCGACGCGGCCGACGCCCTGGCCCTGGCCATCTGTCACGTGTGGCGCGGCGGCACCCGGTCCAAGCTCGCCGCCGCCGCCGATCGGGCACGACGAGGAGGAACGCGATGA
- the yajC gene encoding preprotein translocase subunit YajC, which produces MIALLFGVMYFMMIRPQQKRRREAEAMQSALAPGDEVVTIGGLYGTVTGVSDDTVLLEVAPGVQTRYARPAIARVVNQAERTESTEPVTEEAADAVKE; this is translated from the coding sequence ATGATCGCCCTGCTCTTCGGCGTCATGTACTTCATGATGATCCGCCCGCAGCAGAAGCGGCGGCGCGAAGCCGAGGCCATGCAGTCCGCGCTGGCCCCGGGTGACGAGGTCGTCACCATCGGCGGGCTCTACGGCACGGTCACCGGCGTTTCCGACGACACCGTGCTGCTCGAGGTCGCCCCCGGCGTCCAGACCCGCTACGCCCGGCCGGCCATCGCCCGGGTGGTCAACCAGGCCGAGCGCACCGAGTCGACCGAGCCGGTCACCGAGGAAGCGGCGGACGCCGTCAAGGAGTGA
- the ruvA gene encoding Holliday junction branch migration protein RuvA: protein MIASVRGTVTATGPDHAVVEVGGIGLAVQCAPGTLADLRVGQPARLATSLVVREDSLTLYGFPDDDAKQLFELLQTASGVGPRLAQAVLAVHTPDAIRKAIANADTAALTRVPGIGKKGAERLVLELRDRIGPVPIGADGAAGVTGGAWPEQVRQALVGLGWTAGQADQAVAAVAETVDGETPPVPVLLKQAIRLLGRTR, encoded by the coding sequence ATGATCGCCAGCGTGCGCGGCACGGTGACCGCGACCGGTCCGGACCACGCGGTGGTGGAGGTGGGCGGGATCGGCCTGGCGGTGCAGTGCGCCCCGGGCACCCTCGCCGACCTGCGGGTCGGCCAGCCGGCCCGGCTCGCTACCAGCCTGGTCGTCCGGGAGGACTCGCTCACCCTCTACGGCTTTCCCGACGACGACGCCAAGCAGCTGTTCGAGCTGCTCCAGACGGCCAGCGGGGTGGGTCCCCGGCTGGCCCAGGCGGTGCTCGCCGTGCACACCCCGGACGCGATCCGCAAGGCCATCGCCAATGCCGACACCGCCGCGCTGACCCGGGTTCCGGGCATCGGCAAGAAGGGCGCCGAACGCCTGGTCCTGGAGCTGCGCGACCGGATCGGCCCGGTGCCGATCGGTGCCGACGGCGCGGCCGGGGTGACCGGCGGGGCCTGGCCCGAGCAGGTCCGCCAGGCGCTGGTCGGGCTGGGCTGGACGGCGGGGCAGGCCGACCAGGCGGTGGCGGCGGTCGCGGAGACCGTCGACGGCGAGACCCCGCCGGTGCCGGTCCTGCTGAAGCAGGCGATCCGACTGCTGGGCCGCACCCGATGA
- the secD gene encoding protein translocase subunit SecD, translated as MAPPQGQMRPGRQLAVLGLIFVVLYLLVFFSGGASGGWKDRLEPRLGLDLIGGTRLTLEATNSIDGKPPTSENLEEARQIIESRVNAYGVAEAEVVTEGDRNIVISLPGQNRELTDVGSAAELRFRKVLKAADGSGAATAPTAAPTPAPSGSASPAPSGSASPKPSGSASPKVTSSPSAGGQGGGAPAPSASATPSAPASPSAPASPSAPAASPSASAAPVPQSIQEQRNAVEKKVGPAAWAAASALQAPADLTADPSLAEKLKPFGALSPQEIAVLTPQMQFNVPTITCAQLDKRPAASITDEKQQAVACEDGAAKYLLDVAKVVGTDVDDANAVLDQASAWVVSLNFTGDGQDKWTELTREAFNNTGGACDQTALGQDGKCRVAVVLDNEIVSSPEIQGVLTGDSQITGNFTSTDANKLASQLRYGALPVTFEPQEQQNVTATLGDSHLRAGLLAAGIGMLLVIIYSFFYYRLLGSVIFLSLVLSALLVFGALVVLGRQIGFTLTLAGIAGMIVSLGVAADSFVIYFERLKDEIREGRSPRSAVPRAWIRARRTIISANAITLMSAVVLYVVSVGTVKGFAFALGLATVLDLVVVFLFRHPIMTMFARTRAFLSPRVSGLGRALPARSAEQDSPRTPRVKEA; from the coding sequence GTGGCACCACCTCAGGGACAGATGCGCCCCGGGCGGCAGCTCGCCGTACTCGGGCTCATCTTCGTCGTCCTCTATCTTTTGGTGTTCTTCTCGGGCGGCGCCAGCGGCGGCTGGAAGGACCGGCTGGAGCCCCGGCTCGGCCTGGACCTGATCGGCGGCACCCGGCTGACGCTCGAGGCCACCAACAGCATCGACGGCAAGCCGCCGACCTCGGAGAACCTCGAAGAGGCGCGGCAGATCATCGAGAGCCGGGTCAACGCCTACGGCGTGGCCGAGGCCGAGGTGGTCACCGAGGGCGACCGGAACATCGTCATCTCCCTGCCCGGCCAGAACCGCGAGCTGACCGATGTCGGCAGCGCGGCGGAGCTGCGCTTCCGCAAGGTGCTCAAGGCCGCGGACGGCAGCGGCGCGGCCACCGCCCCGACGGCGGCCCCGACCCCCGCCCCCTCCGGCAGCGCCTCGCCCGCCCCCTCGGGCAGCGCGTCGCCGAAGCCGTCGGGCAGTGCGTCGCCGAAGGTCACCTCCTCGCCGAGCGCCGGTGGCCAGGGCGGCGGCGCCCCCGCGCCGAGCGCCAGCGCCACCCCCTCGGCCCCGGCCTCGCCGAGCGCCCCGGCCTCGCCGAGCGCCCCGGCCGCCTCGCCGAGCGCCAGCGCCGCCCCGGTGCCGCAGAGCATCCAGGAGCAGCGCAACGCCGTCGAGAAGAAGGTGGGACCGGCGGCCTGGGCCGCCGCGAGCGCCCTGCAGGCCCCGGCCGACCTCACCGCGGACCCGTCGTTGGCGGAGAAGCTCAAGCCGTTCGGCGCGCTCTCCCCGCAGGAGATCGCGGTGCTGACGCCGCAGATGCAGTTCAACGTCCCGACCATCACCTGCGCCCAGCTGGACAAGCGGCCGGCCGCGTCGATCACGGACGAGAAGCAGCAGGCGGTCGCCTGTGAGGACGGTGCGGCCAAGTATCTGCTCGACGTGGCGAAGGTGGTCGGCACCGACGTCGACGACGCCAACGCCGTGCTCGACCAGGCCAGCGCCTGGGTGGTCAGCCTGAACTTCACCGGCGACGGCCAGGACAAGTGGACCGAGCTGACCCGCGAGGCGTTCAACAACACCGGTGGCGCCTGCGACCAGACCGCGCTCGGCCAGGACGGCAAGTGCCGGGTGGCGGTCGTGCTCGACAACGAGATCGTCTCCTCGCCCGAGATCCAGGGCGTGCTCACCGGTGACTCGCAGATCACCGGCAACTTCACCAGCACCGACGCCAACAAGCTGGCCAGCCAGCTGCGGTACGGCGCGCTGCCGGTGACCTTCGAGCCGCAGGAGCAGCAGAACGTCACCGCCACCCTGGGCGACAGCCACCTGCGTGCGGGGCTGCTCGCCGCCGGCATCGGCATGCTGCTGGTCATCATCTACTCGTTCTTCTACTACCGGCTGCTCGGTTCGGTGATCTTCCTGAGCCTGGTGCTGTCGGCGCTGCTGGTCTTCGGCGCGCTGGTGGTGCTCGGCCGGCAGATCGGCTTCACCCTCACCCTCGCCGGCATCGCCGGCATGATCGTCTCGCTCGGTGTGGCGGCGGACTCCTTCGTCATCTACTTCGAGCGGCTCAAGGACGAGATCCGGGAGGGGCGCAGCCCGCGCAGCGCGGTGCCGCGCGCCTGGATCCGGGCCCGCCGGACGATCATCTCGGCGAACGCGATCACGCTGATGTCCGCCGTGGTGCTCTACGTCGTCTCGGTCGGCACGGTGAAGGGCTTCGCCTTCGCCCTTGGCCTGGCGACGGTGCTGGACCTGGTCGTGGTCTTCCTCTTCCGGCACCCGATCATGACGATGTTCGCCCGTACCCGGGCGTTCCTGTCCCCGCGGGTCAGCGGCCTCGGCCGGGCCCTGCCGGCCCGGTCGGCCGAGCAGGACTCGCCCCGCACCCCGCGCGTCAAGGAGGCCTGA
- a CDS encoding DUF1905 domain-containing protein translates to MTAPRRPPLGRLGGREVEMARQVRPGGPGEVPTGGPVFRATLVRWPGAGGWVFAPVPEAHAPGAAGPFGRVPVTATVDGRTWSTSVWRDRAAGWLLAVPARIRAGKDDGDVVTVALEVDHARM, encoded by the coding sequence ATGACAGCACCGCGCCGGCCACCGCTCGGGCGGCTCGGCGGGCGGGAGGTGGAGATGGCGAGGCAGGTGCGGCCGGGCGGCCCCGGCGAGGTCCCGACCGGCGGGCCGGTCTTCCGGGCGACGCTGGTCCGCTGGCCGGGCGCGGGCGGGTGGGTCTTCGCGCCGGTGCCCGAAGCCCACGCGCCGGGTGCCGCCGGTCCGTTCGGCCGGGTGCCGGTGACCGCCACCGTGGACGGCCGCACCTGGTCGACCAGTGTCTGGCGGGACCGGGCGGCGGGCTGGCTGCTGGCGGTGCCGGCGCGGATCCGCGCCGGCAAGGACGACGGGGACGTCGTCACCGTCGCCCTCGAGGTCGACCACGCCCGCATGTAG
- a CDS encoding adenine phosphoribosyltransferase, with translation MTETHSTGARGDSGPQVARLVASRVLDVPDFPKPGVMFKDLMPLFADGAVFREVIDGIVEYHGRDSFDIVVGIEARGFVIAAAIAYATGVGVVPVRKAGKLPRAAYSASYALEYGEATLEVHQDAFTAGHRVLVVDDVLATGGTAEATLDLVERAGGTVAGFTVLLELGFLEGRKKLAGRPVHALLTV, from the coding sequence GTGACGGAGACCCACAGCACCGGGGCACGGGGGGACAGCGGCCCGCAGGTCGCCCGGCTGGTGGCCAGCCGGGTGCTGGACGTGCCGGACTTCCCCAAGCCCGGCGTCATGTTCAAGGACCTGATGCCGCTCTTCGCCGACGGTGCGGTGTTCCGCGAGGTGATCGACGGGATCGTCGAGTACCACGGGCGTGACTCGTTCGACATCGTGGTCGGCATCGAGGCCCGCGGCTTCGTGATCGCCGCCGCCATCGCGTACGCCACCGGGGTGGGCGTGGTGCCGGTACGCAAGGCCGGCAAGCTGCCCCGCGCCGCGTACTCCGCCTCGTACGCGCTGGAGTACGGCGAGGCGACGCTGGAGGTGCACCAGGACGCCTTCACCGCCGGGCACCGGGTGCTGGTGGTCGATGACGTGCTCGCCACCGGCGGCACCGCCGAGGCCACCCTCGACCTGGTCGAGCGGGCCGGCGGCACGGTGGCCGGTTTCACCGTTCTGCTGGAGCTGGGCTTTTTGGAGGGCCGCAAGAAGCTCGCCGGACGCCCGGTCCATGCCCTGCTGACCGTTTGA
- a CDS encoding RelA/SpoT family protein, with protein MSHDVVPPVEGTVHPTGDADGSVTDRKSNPPARVTGAVDGAVAEAVDAGAPLAPLPTDGEPSPSGGFALSNAPTGRRVRARLARFNAPWQSSQVSEVLEPLISTHRDAHPKADARLLQRAFDTAARWHSGQYRKSGDPYITHPLAVATILGNLGMDTTTLVAALLHDTIEDTEYTLDQMRADFGPEVTLLVDGVTKLDKVKLGDAAKAETIRKMVVAMAKDPRVLVIKLADRLHNMRTLTFLPRPKQEQKAKETLEILAPLAHRLGMNTIKWELEDLAFGTLFPKRFEEINRLIGEHQPQREALLRQVTQKVQTDLKSAKIKAETTGRPKHLYSIYQKMIVRGRDFNDIYDLVGVRILVDTVRDCYAALGVIHANWQPVPGRFKDYIAMPKFNMYQSLHTTVIGPTGKPVEMQIRTYAMHRTAEFGIAAHWKYKEHKGTQIVGPPAHIDEMTWLRQLLDWQREAADPSEFLDALRFDLSSQEVYVFTPKGDVIPLPTGSTPVDFAYAVHTEVGHKCIGARVNGKLVPLESTLSNGDVIEIFTSKSDTAGPTQDWLGFVKSPRARTKIRQYFNKERREEAIEAGKDAIVKAMRKQGMPLQRMLTSDALMAIARDLHLADVASLYAAVGDSQVSAQSVVQKLMATYGGEEGAAEDIAETAVATRPPRSRQSSADPGVVVRGVSDVWIKLARCCTPVPPDAVFGFVTRSGGVSVHRDDCANAEDLRAQSERVVEVSWKLTSASTFLVAIQVEALDRHKLLADVTRVLSDERVNILSATVTTTRDRVAVSRFSFEMADPKHLGHLLAAVRKVDGVFDAYRVTSGA; from the coding sequence GTGTCCCACGATGTCGTCCCCCCGGTGGAGGGCACGGTGCACCCGACAGGCGACGCTGACGGCTCGGTGACCGACCGGAAGAGCAACCCGCCGGCCCGTGTGACGGGTGCCGTCGACGGCGCCGTTGCCGAGGCCGTCGACGCCGGCGCGCCCCTGGCGCCGCTGCCGACCGACGGCGAGCCCTCGCCGAGCGGAGGTTTCGCCCTCTCCAACGCGCCGACCGGCCGTCGGGTGCGGGCCCGGTTGGCCCGGTTCAACGCGCCGTGGCAGAGTTCGCAGGTCAGCGAGGTGCTGGAGCCGCTGATCTCCACCCACCGGGACGCCCACCCCAAGGCCGACGCGCGGCTGCTGCAGCGCGCCTTCGACACCGCCGCCCGCTGGCACTCCGGTCAGTACCGCAAGTCCGGCGACCCGTACATCACCCACCCGCTGGCCGTGGCCACCATCCTGGGCAACCTGGGCATGGACACCACCACCCTGGTCGCCGCGCTGCTGCACGACACCATCGAGGACACCGAGTACACCCTCGACCAGATGCGCGCGGACTTCGGCCCGGAGGTCACCCTCCTGGTCGACGGGGTGACCAAGCTCGACAAGGTCAAGCTCGGCGACGCGGCCAAGGCGGAGACCATCCGCAAGATGGTCGTGGCGATGGCCAAGGACCCGCGGGTCCTGGTGATCAAGCTGGCCGACCGGCTGCACAACATGCGCACCCTGACCTTCCTGCCCCGCCCCAAGCAGGAGCAGAAGGCCAAGGAGACGCTGGAGATCCTCGCCCCGCTGGCGCACCGCCTCGGTATGAACACGATCAAGTGGGAGCTGGAGGATCTCGCCTTCGGCACCCTCTTCCCGAAGCGGTTCGAGGAGATCAACCGCCTGATCGGGGAGCACCAGCCGCAGCGTGAGGCGCTGCTGCGCCAGGTGACCCAGAAGGTGCAGACCGACCTCAAGTCCGCCAAGATCAAGGCGGAGACCACCGGCCGGCCGAAGCACCTCTACTCGATCTACCAGAAGATGATCGTGCGGGGTCGCGACTTCAACGACATCTACGACCTGGTGGGTGTGCGGATCCTGGTCGACACGGTGCGGGACTGCTACGCGGCGCTGGGGGTCATCCACGCCAACTGGCAGCCGGTGCCGGGCCGGTTCAAGGACTACATCGCCATGCCCAAGTTCAACATGTACCAGTCGCTGCACACGACGGTCATCGGGCCCACCGGCAAGCCGGTGGAGATGCAGATCCGCACCTACGCGATGCACCGCACCGCCGAGTTCGGCATCGCCGCGCACTGGAAGTACAAGGAGCACAAGGGCACCCAGATCGTCGGCCCGCCGGCGCACATCGACGAGATGACCTGGCTGCGCCAGCTGCTGGACTGGCAGCGCGAGGCGGCGGACCCGAGCGAGTTCCTCGACGCACTGCGCTTCGACCTGTCCAGCCAGGAGGTGTACGTCTTCACCCCGAAGGGTGACGTCATCCCGCTGCCGACCGGCTCGACGCCGGTGGACTTCGCGTACGCGGTGCACACCGAGGTCGGGCACAAGTGCATCGGCGCGCGGGTCAACGGCAAGCTGGTGCCGCTGGAGTCGACGCTGTCCAACGGCGACGTGATCGAGATCTTCACGTCGAAGTCCGACACGGCCGGCCCGACGCAGGACTGGCTGGGCTTCGTCAAGAGCCCCCGGGCCCGCACCAAGATCCGCCAGTACTTCAACAAGGAGCGGCGCGAGGAGGCGATCGAGGCCGGCAAGGACGCGATCGTCAAGGCGATGCGCAAGCAGGGCATGCCGTTGCAGCGGATGCTCACCTCGGACGCGCTGATGGCGATCGCCCGGGACCTGCACCTGGCCGACGTCGCCTCGCTCTACGCGGCGGTCGGCGACAGCCAGGTCTCGGCCCAGTCGGTGGTGCAGAAGCTGATGGCCACCTACGGGGGCGAGGAGGGCGCGGCGGAGGACATCGCCGAGACCGCCGTCGCCACCCGGCCGCCGCGCAGCCGGCAGAGCAGCGCGGATCCGGGCGTCGTGGTCCGGGGCGTCAGCGACGTCTGGATCAAGCTGGCCCGCTGCTGCACCCCGGTGCCGCCGGACGCGGTCTTCGGCTTCGTCACCCGCTCGGGCGGGGTGAGCGTGCACCGCGACGACTGCGCCAACGCCGAGGACCTGCGGGCGCAGAGCGAGCGGGTGGTCGAGGTCAGCTGGAAGCTCACCTCCGCCTCGACGTTCCTGGTCGCCATCCAGGTCGAGGCGCTGGACCGGCACAAGCTGCTCGCCGACGTCACCCGGGTGCTCTCCGACGAGCGGGTCAACATCCTCTCCGCCACCGTCACCACCACCCGCGACCGGGTGGCGGTGAGCCGGTTCAGCTTCGAGATGGCCGACCCGAAGCACCTGGGCCACCTGCTGGCCGCGGTGCGCAAGGTCGACGGGGTCTTCGACGCGTACCGGGTCACCTCGGGGGCCTGA
- the secF gene encoding protein translocase subunit SecF, which yields MAKSGLASRLYRGEAGLDIVGRRKLWFAVAGTLVLIAVLSFAVRGFSLGIEFAGGNSFQVPASVGTLEQAEEKVDAVLAAKGGDAEVVTAQKVGSTSGEYYELRTSQLSPEQATQVKAEMAREFGINADQISGNRVSEAWGEQVTSRALLGLIIFVAVVAIYLILRFEWRMAVAAIVSLFMNLFLTAGIYSLVGFEVTPSTIIGFLTILGFALYDVVVVFDKVQENTRGITANNNQTYGEAANLALNQSLMRSLNTSVVALLPVGGLLFIGAGLLGAGQLKDLGLVLFVGMAVAFLTSILLATPLLVLLKNYDPRIQAHNKRVLARRGAIARGELAPKGAPRAAEGGDESIDSDAAALAGVAPKVGARPVGKRPTGARGGRPSGGGGNRPGGAKRR from the coding sequence ATGGCTAAGAGTGGTCTCGCGAGCCGGCTCTACCGCGGTGAGGCCGGGCTCGACATCGTCGGCCGGCGCAAGCTGTGGTTCGCCGTGGCCGGTACGTTGGTGCTGATCGCGGTGCTCAGCTTCGCGGTGCGCGGGTTCAGCCTCGGCATCGAGTTCGCCGGCGGCAACTCGTTCCAGGTGCCGGCCAGCGTCGGCACCCTGGAGCAGGCCGAGGAGAAGGTCGACGCCGTGCTCGCGGCCAAGGGCGGCGACGCCGAGGTGGTGACCGCGCAGAAGGTCGGCAGCACCAGCGGCGAGTACTACGAGCTGCGTACCTCGCAGCTCAGCCCGGAGCAGGCCACCCAGGTCAAGGCCGAGATGGCCCGGGAGTTCGGGATCAACGCCGACCAGATCAGCGGCAACCGGGTCAGCGAGGCGTGGGGCGAGCAGGTCACCTCACGCGCCCTGCTCGGTCTGATCATCTTCGTCGCGGTGGTGGCGATCTACCTGATTCTGCGCTTCGAGTGGCGGATGGCGGTCGCCGCGATCGTCTCGCTGTTCATGAACCTCTTCCTCACCGCGGGCATCTACTCGCTGGTCGGCTTCGAGGTCACCCCGTCGACCATCATCGGCTTCCTCACGATCCTGGGCTTCGCGCTCTACGACGTGGTGGTGGTCTTCGACAAGGTGCAGGAGAACACCCGCGGCATCACCGCCAACAACAACCAGACGTACGGCGAGGCGGCCAACCTGGCGCTCAACCAGAGCCTGATGCGGTCGCTGAACACCTCGGTGGTCGCCCTGCTCCCCGTCGGTGGCCTGCTCTTCATCGGTGCCGGCCTGCTCGGCGCGGGCCAGCTCAAGGACCTCGGCCTGGTGCTCTTCGTCGGTATGGCGGTGGCGTTCCTGACCTCGATCCTGCTGGCCACTCCGCTGCTGGTGCTGCTGAAGAACTACGACCCGCGGATCCAGGCGCACAACAAGCGGGTGCTGGCCCGGCGGGGTGCGATCGCCCGGGGCGAGCTGGCCCCGAAGGGCGCGCCCCGCGCGGCCGAGGGCGGCGACGAGTCGATCGACTCCGACGCGGCGGCCCTGGCCGGCGTGGCGCCGAAGGTGGGCGCCCGTCCCGTCGGCAAGCGCCCGACCGGCGCCCGGGGCGGCCGTCCCAGCGGGGGCGGCGGCAACCGGCCGGGTGGCGCCAAGCGGCGCTGA
- the ruvB gene encoding Holliday junction branch migration DNA helicase RuvB produces MTGDGLVSAYVNDAELDAEASVRPKRLAEFIAQHRVRDQLDLLLQGAMRRGSPPDHILLSGPPGLGKTTLANIVAAELGAGIRVTSGPAIERSGDLAAILTSLAEGDVLFIDEIHRIAKPAEELLYSAMEDFRVDVVVGKGPGATAIPLDVEPFTLVGATTRSGLLTGPMRDRFGFVAHLDFYAPADLEALLHRSARILGVPITDDGATEIAGRSRGTPRIANRLLRRVRDFAEVRAEGVVNLETARAALTVYDVDALGLDRLDRAVLTALVDSFRGGPVGLSTLAVAVGEQPDTVEEVCEPFLVRAGLLARTPRGRVATEAAWHHLGRTPPNGTFGAEAPSVPDLFSAAPDQP; encoded by the coding sequence GTGACCGGCGACGGCCTGGTCTCGGCGTACGTCAACGACGCCGAACTGGACGCGGAGGCCAGCGTCCGGCCGAAGCGGCTCGCGGAGTTCATCGCCCAGCACCGGGTCCGCGACCAGCTCGACCTGCTGCTGCAGGGCGCGATGCGGCGCGGCTCCCCGCCGGACCACATCCTGTTGTCAGGGCCGCCTGGCCTTGGGAAAACGACGCTCGCCAATATCGTCGCCGCCGAGCTGGGCGCCGGCATCCGGGTGACCAGCGGCCCGGCCATCGAGCGCTCCGGCGACCTGGCGGCCATCCTGACCAGCCTCGCCGAGGGCGACGTGCTCTTCATCGACGAGATCCACCGGATCGCCAAGCCGGCGGAGGAGCTGCTCTACAGCGCGATGGAGGACTTCCGGGTCGACGTGGTGGTGGGCAAGGGGCCCGGCGCCACCGCGATCCCGCTGGACGTCGAGCCGTTCACCCTGGTCGGCGCGACCACCCGCTCGGGTCTGCTGACCGGGCCGATGCGGGACCGGTTCGGCTTCGTCGCGCACCTGGACTTCTACGCCCCGGCCGACCTGGAGGCGCTGCTGCACCGTTCGGCGCGGATCCTCGGCGTGCCGATCACCGACGACGGGGCGACCGAGATCGCCGGACGATCCCGGGGCACCCCCCGGATCGCCAACCGGCTGCTGCGCCGGGTGCGGGACTTCGCCGAGGTCCGGGCCGAGGGCGTGGTCAACCTGGAGACCGCCCGGGCCGCGCTGACCGTGTACGACGTGGACGCCCTCGGCCTGGACCGGCTGGACCGCGCGGTGCTGACCGCCCTGGTGGACTCGTTCCGGGGCGGCCCGGTCGGGCTCTCCACCCTCGCGGTGGCGGTGGGGGAGCAGCCGGACACCGTCGAGGAGGTCTGCGAGCCGTTCCTGGTCCGGGCCGGTCTGCTCGCCCGCACGCCCCGCGGGCGGGTGGCCACCGAGGCCGCCTGGCACCATCTAGGCCGTACGCCGCCAAATGGTACATTTGGTGCCGAGGCCCCGTCCGTGCCCGATCTGTTCTCCGCCGCACCGGATCAGCCGTGA
- a CDS encoding peptidylprolyl isomerase: MTSTRERQRAAARARLEREMAERAARARKRRQTQAIVGAAAVLLLVVAGSVWLATALGGDDDTKQDTAGAPGFAQCAYTEAPKEGRTPQIKDVGVPPAQQKNTGTQTMTIETNLGPITAKIDRAAVPCTAGSFTHLASKGFFDNSKCHRLVTEGIKVLQCGDPSATGKGWRETDGTGGPAYNLAEENLPTDKRPAYPDGVIAMANSGQPGSTGSQFFIVYGDSQLDPNYTVLGTVTGGMDLVKQVAAAGDDKAFAQQAGGGHPKKEVVITKLAMSDIQG; the protein is encoded by the coding sequence GTGACGTCCACGAGAGAGCGGCAGCGCGCGGCGGCGCGGGCCCGGCTCGAGCGGGAGATGGCCGAGCGCGCGGCCAGGGCCCGCAAGCGCCGGCAGACGCAGGCGATCGTCGGGGCCGCTGCGGTCCTGCTGCTCGTGGTCGCCGGCAGCGTCTGGCTGGCGACGGCCCTCGGCGGTGACGACGACACGAAGCAGGACACCGCGGGCGCCCCGGGCTTCGCGCAGTGCGCGTACACCGAGGCGCCGAAGGAGGGTCGGACCCCGCAGATCAAGGACGTCGGAGTGCCGCCGGCCCAGCAGAAGAACACCGGCACCCAGACGATGACGATCGAGACCAACCTGGGCCCGATCACCGCCAAGATCGACCGCGCGGCGGTGCCCTGCACCGCGGGCAGCTTCACCCACCTGGCCAGCAAGGGCTTCTTCGACAACAGCAAGTGCCACCGCCTGGTCACCGAGGGCATCAAGGTGCTCCAGTGCGGCGACCCGAGCGCGACCGGCAAGGGCTGGCGGGAGACCGACGGCACCGGCGGCCCGGCGTACAACCTGGCCGAGGAGAACCTGCCGACCGACAAGCGCCCCGCGTACCCCGACGGCGTCATCGCGATGGCCAACTCGGGCCAGCCGGGCAGCACCGGCAGCCAGTTCTTCATCGTCTACGGCGACTCGCAGCTCGACCCGAACTACACCGTGCTGGGCACCGTCACCGGCGGCATGGACCTGGTCAAGCAGGTCGCGGCGGCCGGCGACGACAAGGCCTTCGCCCAGCAGGCCGGCGGCGGCCACCCCAAGAAGGAGGTCGTCATCACCAAGCTGGCGATGAGCGACATCCAGGGCTGA